One part of the [Pantoea] beijingensis genome encodes these proteins:
- the htpG gene encoding molecular chaperone HtpG, whose protein sequence is MTMKGQETRGFQSEVKQLLHLMIHSLYSNKEIFLRELISNASDAADKLRFRALSSPELYEGDGELRVRVSVDKEQRTLTLSDNGIGMRREEVIENLGTIAKSGTKSFLESLGSDQAKDSQLIGQFGVGFYSAFIVADKVSVRTRAAGATADEGVFWESAGEGEYTIADISKADRGTEITLHLREGEDEFLDAWRVRGIISKYSDHIALPVEIESHNEEDDTTSWEKINKAQALWTRNKSDISDDEYKEFYKHIAHDFTDPLSWSHNRVEGKQEYTSLLYIPTQAPWDMWNRDHKHGLKLYVQRVFIMDDAEQFMPNYMRFVRGLIDSNDLPLNVSREILQDSRITQNLRSALTKRVLQMLEKVAKDDEANYQQFWQQFGLVLKEGPAEDSGNVETIAKLLRFASTSSEGSAQTVSLEDYVSRMVEGQEKIYYITADSYAAAKSSPHLELFRKKGIEVLLLSDRIDEWMMSYLTEFDGKPFQSVSKADESLSKLADEESEEQKEAEKALEPFVDRVKTLLGERVKEVRLTHRLTDTPAIVTTEANEMSTQMAKLFAAAGQDVPEVKYLFEINPDHALVKRAADTQDDTRFAEWIELLLEQALFAERGTLEDPNQFIRRMNQLLLG, encoded by the coding sequence TTCCAGTCTGAAGTGAAACAACTTCTGCACCTGATGATCCATTCCCTCTATTCAAACAAAGAGATCTTCCTGCGTGAATTGATCTCCAATGCTTCTGATGCGGCTGATAAACTGCGTTTCCGTGCACTCTCTTCACCTGAATTATATGAAGGTGATGGCGAGTTACGCGTGCGTGTCTCCGTGGATAAGGAACAACGTACTCTGACGTTAAGCGATAACGGCATCGGTATGCGCCGTGAAGAGGTCATTGAAAACTTAGGGACCATCGCTAAATCGGGTACTAAATCATTTCTTGAATCGCTGGGCTCAGATCAGGCAAAAGATAGCCAACTGATCGGTCAGTTTGGCGTAGGTTTCTATTCCGCATTTATCGTGGCCGATAAAGTCTCAGTGCGTACCCGTGCGGCAGGCGCAACGGCCGATGAAGGGGTGTTCTGGGAGTCAGCAGGTGAAGGTGAATATACCATTGCTGATATCAGCAAAGCTGACCGAGGGACTGAAATCACCTTGCATCTGCGGGAAGGTGAAGATGAGTTTCTGGATGCCTGGCGCGTGCGCGGCATTATCAGCAAATACTCTGACCATATTGCGCTGCCGGTAGAGATTGAGTCCCATAATGAAGAGGACGACACCACCAGCTGGGAAAAAATTAATAAGGCGCAGGCGCTGTGGACGCGTAATAAGTCTGATATTAGCGACGACGAGTATAAAGAGTTCTATAAGCATATTGCCCATGATTTTACCGATCCGCTGTCGTGGAGCCACAATCGTGTAGAAGGTAAGCAGGAATACACCAGCTTGCTGTATATCCCGACGCAGGCACCGTGGGATATGTGGAACCGTGACCACAAGCATGGCCTGAAACTCTATGTTCAGCGCGTGTTCATCATGGATGACGCCGAGCAGTTTATGCCGAATTATATGCGCTTTGTGCGTGGTTTGATTGATTCTAACGATCTGCCGCTCAACGTCTCGCGTGAAATCCTGCAGGACAGCCGTATTACGCAAAATCTGCGTAGCGCGTTGACGAAGCGCGTACTGCAAATGCTGGAGAAAGTCGCGAAGGATGATGAAGCGAACTACCAGCAGTTCTGGCAGCAGTTCGGTCTGGTGTTGAAAGAGGGGCCAGCTGAAGACAGCGGCAACGTTGAAACCATTGCTAAGTTGTTGCGTTTTGCGTCCACCAGCAGCGAAGGATCTGCACAGACGGTTTCGCTGGAAGATTACGTTAGCCGCATGGTTGAAGGGCAGGAGAAGATCTATTACATCACCGCCGACAGCTATGCCGCCGCGAAAAGCAGTCCGCACCTGGAACTGTTCCGCAAGAAAGGCATCGAGGTACTGCTGCTTTCTGACCGTATTGATGAATGGATGATGAGCTACCTCACTGAATTTGACGGTAAACCATTCCAGTCCGTCAGCAAAGCCGATGAGTCGCTCAGCAAACTGGCTGATGAAGAGAGCGAAGAGCAGAAAGAAGCGGAAAAAGCGCTGGAGCCTTTTGTTGATCGTGTGAAAACCCTGCTGGGTGAGCGAGTCAAAGAGGTTCGCCTGACGCATCGCTTAACCGACACGCCGGCCATCGTGACCACTGAAGCGAATGAAATGAGTACGCAAATGGCGAAACTGTTTGCTGCGGCAGGACAGGATGTGCCGGAGGTGAAATATCTGTTCGAGATCAATCCCGACCACGCGTTAGTGAAGCGTGCGGCGGATACTCAGGACGATACGCGCTTTGCCGAGTGGATCGAGCTGTTACTGGAGCAGGCGCTGTTCGCTGAACGCGGCACGCTCGAAGATCCAAACCAGTTTATCCGTCGTATGAACCAATTATTGCTGGGATAA